The following are encoded in a window of Quercus lobata isolate SW786 unplaced genomic scaffold, ValleyOak3.0 Primary Assembly Scq3eQI_201, whole genome shotgun sequence genomic DNA:
- the LOC115973180 gene encoding uncharacterized protein LOC115973180 yields the protein MPLPWKKQKVSRISRIVADLQSSPKRGGSLVVQTGFPTSLIDLFVQNRDRLNKNKNKKKKKEKSPSYEDDIPSSPVEIQQEIQADPALSISPTPSGSVSFGVDEDLTPLKLKEAEVSEVCSKEDQVFKNFGVVLKFMFVGVVVVLGFMSTKRLAVCITFSAFLLILADYLCKRSCFFSARPALESLVQRVQKGLLVIKNIKTCEAVNGVVEEVIGGGAESKSVIDEIQIVETSFVVDDSNEIVSVGPEIDCFEDETKKAAKEVVVDGSQVLVCTDESSKGCSRRGKAKKIFKKLVPKRLRNLKKEKKGKRMMEEESISEASSNLGDEYDTLGSGVDEEKEDGIGIDQNQSVRKLNSLEEEELGGDGNSSIDQVSRAGNESAVIGERKEGSLGYITLLVIVLSGLAGGKVVALTITISWCFILKFLKFIGNRRRSVNVS from the coding sequence ATGCCTCTTCCATGGAAGAAGCAGAAGGTGAGTCGTATATCAAGAATAGTGGCGGATCTTCAGTCCTCACCGAAGCGAGGTGGGTCTCTTGTTGTTCAGACTGGCTTTCCCACTTCTCTCATCGACCTCTTCGTCCAGAACCGTGACCGACtcaacaaaaacaagaacaagaagaagaagaaagagaaatctCCCTCCTACGAAGACGACATACCCAGTAGTCCTGTTGAGATCCAACAAGAAATTCAAGCCGATCCGGCACTTTCAATTTCACCGACTCCATCTGGGTCGGTGAGTTTTGGCGTTGACGAGGATCTGACGCCATTGAAGTTGAAGGAAGCAGAGGTTAGCGAGGTTTGTAGCAAAGAAGATCAGGTTTTTAAGAATTTCGGTGTGGTCTTGAAATTTATGTTTGTGGGGGTGGTTGTGGTATTGGGTTTCATGAGTACTAAACGACTTGCCGTTTGTATTACCTTCTCCGCGTTTCTGCTTATTCTCGCTGACTATCTTTGTAAGCGGTCCTGTTTCTTCTCGGCTAGACCTGCTTTGGAGTCTTTGGTTCAAAGGGTGCAGAAGGGTTTGTTGGTAATCAAGAATATCAAAACTTGTGAGGCTGTGAATGGTGTTGTGGAGGAAGTGATTGGTGGTGGGGCTGAATCGAAATCTGTGATCGACGAAATCCAAATTGTAGAGACTAGTTTTGTTGTTGATGATTCCAATGAGATTGTTAGTGTTGGACCTGAGATTGATTGCTTTGAAGATGAGACAAAAAAGGCGGCGAaggaggtggtggtggatgGATCACAAGTGTTGGTTTGTACAGATGAGAGTTCCAAAGGTTGTAGTAGGAGAGGAAAAGCAAAGAAGATCTTCAAGAAATTGGTGCCGAAGAGGTTGCGAAAtttgaagaaggaaaagaaggggAAGAGGATGATGGAGGAGGAGTCTATCAGTGAGGCATCGAGCAATTTGGGGGATGAATATGATACATTGGGGAGCGGAGTTGATGAGGAGAAAGAGGATGGTATTGGTATAGACCAAAATCAAAGCGTACGtaaattaaattcattagaagaagaagaattaggTGGTGATGGAAATTCTAGTATTGATCAAGTATCACGGGCTGGCAATGAGTCGGCAGTGATTGGTGAAAGGAAGGAGGGGAGTTTGGGTTATATAACTCTCCTTGTGATTGTTCTTTCTGGACTTGCAGGAGGTAAAGTTGTGGCTTTGACAATCACAATTTCATGGTGTTTCATCTTGAAGTTTTTGAAGTTTATTGGAAATAGAAGAAGATCTGTAAATGTGTCTTAA